From a region of the Thermosipho melanesiensis BI429 genome:
- a CDS encoding endonuclease MutS2 translates to MERFIDWKEVFKEFLKYTFSVYGKEHLEKLVKEKPSSEEYDYLQEVIGIQVTQGLPVFPKVEDIRPLFEKLRSSYVLEANEIFKIKEFMILVRDLKKAITSTRYKVSFYISKLSDYNSLIDEIDAIFEPDGSIKDSASKNLSIIRKGQRKLYGEIKSRIEKFVSKNGKYLQEQLYTIRNGRYVFLIKSGARGHLNGIVHGVSNTGVTLFFEPQEFIHLNDKIEMLQDEERMEINKILRGISSKIHDRYAYLIKDIQIVGHIDSLFARAKYAYKRKGIIVKPEGDYLKLVNARHPLISDEKVVPVSIDIPKDKKGLIITGPNTGGKTVTLKTISLFIFMSQHGFPILADIGTRIPEFKLFVDIGDTQNVVENLSTFSSHMVRIIEALNNADSDSLVIIDELGSGTDPFEGSSLAIAIIEYLLEKRIKFVITTHLTNVKLFAMERDDIITASMEFDLETLSPTYRLLLNTPGASHAFEISEKLGLDKKIIERAKEYISKDKMKVENIIRNLNMKVSELEEKKRALEETLREYEKLKQEYERKYNILKVKKIEELDKELRDLYKEFRDAKRELQTALFSARTKKEELIKKRLKNIEAKEREMKGVNEKLEVMKYPILNEEINIGDYVKLIDGNTIGKVVEERQSGKFLVDFNGLKIEVKKNKLKKSEQPKENKEVVYISNSLKLQSNEIDLRGKTVEEAIEIVDKFIDDLIYSDFSTGYIIHGKGTGSLASNIWNYLRKDKRIKSYRFGRPSEGGVGVTVVEV, encoded by the coding sequence ATGGAAAGGTTTATTGATTGGAAAGAGGTTTTTAAAGAGTTTTTGAAATATACATTTTCTGTTTATGGAAAAGAACACCTTGAAAAGCTTGTTAAAGAAAAACCATCTTCGGAAGAATATGATTATCTTCAAGAGGTTATAGGAATACAGGTAACCCAGGGGTTACCTGTATTTCCTAAAGTAGAAGATATTAGACCACTTTTTGAAAAATTAAGAAGTAGTTACGTTCTTGAAGCTAATGAAATATTTAAGATAAAAGAATTTATGATACTTGTTAGAGATTTAAAAAAGGCAATAACGAGTACAAGATATAAAGTTAGTTTTTATATTTCAAAACTTAGTGATTATAATTCACTTATTGATGAAATTGATGCCATATTTGAACCTGACGGGAGCATAAAAGATAGTGCTTCAAAGAATTTGTCAATTATTAGAAAAGGACAAAGAAAGTTATATGGTGAGATTAAATCTAGAATTGAAAAATTTGTTTCTAAGAATGGTAAATATTTGCAAGAGCAATTGTATACAATTAGAAATGGTAGGTATGTTTTTTTGATTAAATCTGGTGCAAGAGGTCATTTGAATGGTATCGTACATGGTGTTTCTAATACGGGAGTTACATTGTTTTTTGAACCACAAGAATTTATACATCTTAACGATAAAATAGAGATGTTACAAGATGAAGAGCGAATGGAAATTAATAAAATACTGAGAGGAATTAGTAGTAAAATCCACGATAGATATGCGTACTTAATAAAGGATATACAGATAGTTGGACATATTGATTCTTTATTTGCGAGGGCAAAATATGCGTATAAGAGAAAAGGAATAATTGTAAAGCCAGAAGGTGATTATTTAAAGTTAGTAAATGCTCGACATCCATTAATTTCAGATGAAAAAGTTGTTCCAGTATCAATTGATATTCCAAAAGATAAAAAAGGGTTAATAATAACAGGACCAAATACTGGTGGAAAAACGGTAACTTTAAAAACAATTTCACTTTTTATATTTATGTCCCAACATGGATTTCCAATTCTTGCGGATATTGGAACGCGTATACCAGAATTTAAATTATTTGTAGATATTGGTGATACTCAAAATGTAGTTGAAAATTTAAGTACATTTTCTTCTCACATGGTGAGGATTATAGAAGCATTGAATAATGCAGATAGTGATTCTCTTGTTATAATAGATGAATTAGGGTCTGGTACCGACCCATTTGAAGGTAGTTCTCTTGCAATTGCTATTATTGAGTACTTGTTAGAAAAGAGAATAAAATTTGTGATTACTACCCATCTTACAAATGTTAAGTTGTTTGCAATGGAACGGGATGATATAATTACGGCATCTATGGAATTTGATTTAGAAACGTTATCACCTACATACAGGCTTCTTTTGAACACACCAGGTGCATCACATGCTTTTGAAATTTCTGAAAAGTTAGGTTTGGACAAAAAGATAATAGAAAGGGCAAAAGAATACATTTCTAAAGATAAAATGAAGGTGGAGAATATAATAAGAAATCTTAATATGAAAGTTAGTGAACTTGAGGAGAAAAAGAGAGCTTTAGAAGAAACGCTAAGAGAATATGAGAAACTAAAGCAAGAATATGAACGAAAATACAATATATTAAAGGTAAAAAAAATAGAGGAATTAGATAAAGAATTAAGAGATTTGTATAAAGAATTTAGAGATGCAAAGAGGGAATTGCAAACAGCCCTGTTTTCAGCTAGAACGAAGAAAGAAGAGTTGATAAAAAAAAGGTTAAAAAACATAGAGGCAAAAGAGAGAGAGATGAAAGGCGTCAATGAAAAATTAGAAGTAATGAAATATCCAATCTTGAATGAAGAAATTAATATTGGAGATTATGTAAAATTAATAGATGGAAATACAATTGGAAAGGTTGTTGAAGAAAGGCAATCTGGGAAATTTTTAGTGGATTTTAATGGGTTGAAGATTGAGGTAAAGAAGAATAAATTAAAAAAATCTGAGCAACCAAAAGAGAACAAGGAAGTTGTTTATATTTCAAATAGTTTGAAATTACAATCTAATGAGATTGACCTTAGAGGAAAAACTGTTGAAGAGGCAATTGAAATAGTTGACAAGTTTATAGATGATCTAATATATTCGGATTTTTCAACAGGATATATTATTCATGGAAAAGGTACGGGGAGTTTGGCTTCGAATATATGGAATTATTTGAGAAAAGATAAAAGAATTAAAAGTTATAGATTTGGAAGGCCAAGTGAAGGTGGTGTAGGTGTTACAGTCGTGGAGGTGTAA
- a CDS encoding inorganic phosphate transporter: MFLIVAAFLVGFGMAFSIGANDVANSMATAVGARAITPKQAVFIAAILEFLGALLFGAHVTKTIAKGIVDLNLISEPNKILVGAFSALIAATIWILIATYWGMPVSTTHSIVGGMIGFGLAAGGVGYINWITLLKIVITWITSPLIGGALAFVIFKFISWSILHRKNPVKAAKIVAPLLLGVAFYTIAFLFVVKTIKKGLLLGNYVGIFIGIIVFLFSLFYLKRLQSRGNEYDLVEKIFRKAQVVTSCYVSFSHGANDVANAVGPLALIYIILTTGNVSGVISIPKYILALGGIGISFGVALLGYRVMKTVGEDITKLNNTRGFSIDFATATTVLLASTFGMPISTTHTVVGAVSGVGFARGIEVVNVGILKNIIISWFVTVPFAAGVSALIYVLIA; the protein is encoded by the coding sequence TTGTTTTTAATAGTTGCAGCATTCTTGGTTGGATTTGGAATGGCATTTTCGATTGGTGCAAACGATGTAGCAAATAGTATGGCAACGGCAGTAGGTGCAAGGGCAATAACCCCTAAACAAGCAGTATTTATAGCTGCAATTTTGGAATTTTTAGGAGCGTTATTATTTGGTGCTCATGTTACAAAAACAATTGCAAAAGGAATAGTTGATTTAAATTTGATTTCAGAGCCTAATAAAATATTAGTTGGTGCTTTTTCTGCGTTAATTGCGGCAACTATATGGATTTTAATAGCAACTTACTGGGGAATGCCCGTTTCAACTACCCACTCTATTGTAGGTGGTATGATTGGGTTTGGACTTGCTGCTGGTGGAGTTGGCTATATTAATTGGATTACACTCCTTAAGATAGTAATTACATGGATTACTTCACCACTTATTGGTGGTGCTTTGGCGTTTGTGATTTTTAAATTTATTTCATGGAGTATTTTGCATAGGAAAAATCCTGTAAAAGCTGCAAAAATAGTAGCTCCGTTACTTTTGGGTGTGGCATTTTATACTATAGCATTTTTGTTTGTTGTAAAAACGATAAAAAAAGGGTTATTACTTGGAAATTATGTTGGAATTTTTATAGGAATAATTGTTTTCCTATTTTCACTATTTTATTTGAAAAGATTGCAATCTAGAGGAAATGAATATGATTTAGTCGAGAAAATTTTCAGAAAAGCACAGGTTGTTACTTCTTGTTATGTGAGTTTTTCACATGGAGCGAATGATGTTGCTAACGCAGTTGGGCCGTTGGCATTGATATATATAATATTAACAACAGGAAATGTTTCAGGTGTTATTAGTATTCCAAAGTATATTTTAGCCCTTGGAGGTATCGGGATATCATTTGGAGTGGCGTTGCTTGGATACAGAGTGATGAAGACAGTTGGTGAAGATATTACCAAACTTAATAATACAAGAGGTTTCTCAATTGATTTTGCAACTGCTACAACTGTATTGTTAGCCTCAACCTTTGGTATGCCAATTTCAACAACTCATACAGTAGTAGGTGCTGTTTCTGGTGTTGGTTTTGCAAGGGGAATTGAGGTTGTTAATGTTGGGATATTAAAAAATATAATTATCTCATGGTTTGTAACAGTACCTTTTGCTGCTGGGGTAAGTGCCTTAATTTATGTGCTGATTGCATGA